Proteins encoded in a region of the Scyliorhinus canicula chromosome 2, sScyCan1.1, whole genome shotgun sequence genome:
- the LOC119961577 gene encoding gamma-crystallin S-1-like: protein MGKIIFYEDRNFQGRHYEYSSDCADLSPYFSRCNSVRVESDWWVMYEKPNYMGYQYVLSRGEYPDYQRWMGFNDNIRSCRSYPHYRGGNYKMRIYERPDFGGQMMEFMDDCPSVYDRFRYRDIHSCHVMDGYWNFYEHPNYRGRQYFMRPGEYKRYSDWGGYNSTIGSFRRMRDF, encoded by the exons atggggaag ATTATCTTTTACGAGGACAGGAACTTCCAGGGTCGGCACTATGAGTACAGCAGTGACTGTGCTGACCTGTCCCCTTACTTCAGCCGCTGTAACTCCGTCCGTGTTGAGAGTGACTGgtgggtgatgtatgagaaacccAATTACATGGGATACCAgtatgttctgagcaggggagaaTATCCTGACTACCAGCGCTGGATGGGATTCAATGACAACATCAGATCATGTCGCTCCTACCCACAT TACCGAGGTGGAAACTACAAAATGAGGATTTATGAAAGGCCTGACTTTGGAGGACAGATGATGGAATTCATGGATGACTGTCCATCTGTCTACGATCGTTTCCGTTACCGTGACATCCACTCCTGCCATGTGATGGACGGTTACTGGAACTTCTATGAACATCCCAACTACAGAGGTCGACAGTACTTCATGAGACCCGGTGAATACAAGAGATACAGTGACTGGGGCGGCTACAACTCAACTATCGGATCTTTCAGACGCATGAGGGATTTCTAG